GACGATATTTTCTAACTTCTCGCCTAATACATCATAGATTTGTACATCAGTATAGTGCATATTTCCTGAAAGTTCAAGTGAAACGTATTCAGCACTAAAGAAACCGAGCACTATTTTTCCCGCAAACGATAAAGTAACGATGACCGCGATGACGAGAATTATACGCCGCCATACATATATTTTGGCGTTTGGATGTTTACCAAGCCGGCGTGCAGGCATGGAAGTCTGCCATGTGTATTCATTCCGCTTTTTACCAATTTTTAAATGATTGAGTCTGGTCATTTTTTAATGTATTGGCTTCTGAGCACTATTCCCCTATAAACATGCCAACCCTACAAGGTTCAAAAATGTAATGGAACGGTCCCCGGCGTTAATCGTTTGAAAGTCTATTTAAAAGCGCGTGTCCTACTTTACTAATGTCCCCGGCTCCCAGTGTAATAACAATATCTTCTGGTTGTGTTATTTTCATCAAGAGGTCGGTAACTTCATCTGTATCTGGTACATAGAAGACATGACGATGCCCGTGTGATTGTATCGCTTCTGCCAGTTTTTCAGCCGTGACGTTTTCAATAGGTGCTTCACCGGCACTATAGATTGAAGTGACAATGAGCACGTCTGCCTGATAAAAAGAGCGAGAAAACTCATCTGCTAAATCTCTGACGCGCTGGTATCGGTGTGGTTGAAAAACTGCGACGATACGCCGTTTATAACCTTCGCGCGCACCACTTAAGGCGGCTTTCAGTTTCGCTGGATTATGTGCATAATCGTCAACGACGATGACGTTATTCGCTTCACCGAGAACTTCAAAGCGGCGATGGACTCCCTGAAATGACTCAAGCCGCTCCCGGATTTGATCGAACGGAATATCAAGTTCAAGCCCAACGGCTATTGCTGCTAAGGAGTTAGAAATATTATGGCGCCCCGGCATTTTGAGGTGGATTTCGCCATATAGGTGTCCGTTTTTGCGAACTCGGTAACGAGATGTCGGACCTTCTGCGGTAATACCTTCAGCCGTCACATCCGCTCGCGTTTCAAGTCCATAAGTAATATAACGCTTTTTCACACGCGGGATAAACCTCTGGATGTTCTCAGCATCTAAACAGAGAACTGCAGTCCCGTAGAACGGAACCTTATTGATAAATTTGAGGAAGGTTTCACCAATCTCGTCAACGCTACGGTAATAATCCAGATGGTCAGCATCGACTGACGTAACAACAGCAACAGTGGGATAAAACATCTCAATAGAGCCGTAGGCCTCGTCTGCTTCGACTACCATAACATCACCTTTGCCGCTTCGCGCATGACTGCCATTCATGAGTTTCCCGCCTACAACGACCGTCGGATCGAGACTGGCAAGGACTGTTGCAGTCATCGCTGTTGTGGTTGTTTTTCCATGTGTTCCGCTGACGGCGATGCTATAGCGCATGCGAGTAATTTCATTTAGCATCTCCGCGCCCCTGACGATTGGAATATTCTGCGTTTCTGCAGCGAGGAGTTCTGGATTGTCAGGTGGAATAGCCGGAGACATAACGATGACATCGGCACCCTGTATGTGTGAGGCTGCATGCTCATAATGGATAGTTGCCCCGCGTTCGCGCAAGTGTTCCGTCGTATATGATTTTTGGATATCTGAACCTGTTACGTGGAATCCAAGGTCCAGCAGGATCTCAGTGATGCCACTTAAGCCAGCACCTCCGATGCCAATGATATGGATGTGTCGTGTTTTTCCAAACATTTTTTAATTGTTCGTAAAGCGTTAAACCCCAGCGATTGGGTTCATAAGGGGTGTCGTTAAAGAGGCACCTGCGTATTTTGGCAGGCTGCCGTCATTTTTTATTCGTATTGGAAGTTAAAAACCTTTTACAACCTAAAACATGCACATAACTTAGAAGGGAACCACTGCGAAATGTAATCGAGCAGTGCCCAGATTCAATTAATTGAGAAAATTGACTTGGCAATGGCATCGCTGGCGTCCGGTTTGCCAAGTGCTCGACTTGCGGTTACCATCCGTTCGCGTGTATTTCCCTCCAAGGTTATATTCGTTAGATTTTTAACCAGGGTCTCTACTGTGAAAGTGCCTTGTTCAAGGACAACAGCCGCACCGGCTTCTGCAACGGTGTGAGCGTTTAAGACTTGGTTGTTTCCAGTTTGCGAAGGTAAGGGTATGAAGATGGCAGGGATACCGCATGCGGTAACCTCGGCAATAGTCATTCCTCCTGCTCGGCACACCATAACGTCTGCGATGCTATAGATTTCCTCAACAGTATCGAAAAAAGGTTTAACACAGTATAAAAATTCCGAACCTTCAACTCGTGCTTTATTGTCTTGTATGAGAGTCGAGGTGGCGGTTCGCTGTGAAGCGAGTACCTCATCATACAAGTTTTGAACCTTTTCTACTTCCATGGCACCCGTTTGATGAACTATCTGGATCTGATCGGCATATTCGGCTAAATGTGGCAACGCGGCTACCATTACCTCATTGATAGCATGGGCACCTTGACTCCCACCCATCACAAAGATAGTTTTCCGCTCTGGGTGCAACCCGAATTTTCTATAGGTTTCTTGGCGCCTCGGGAATGCAGCGATAGCTGGACGGATCGGATTTCCTGTTATCTCTATACGTGTGGTTTGTCGAAACGCATTGCTCACGCGAACCGATTCCATAGCAAGGTAGGCGACATCTGCCCATCG
This window of the Candidatus Poribacteria bacterium genome carries:
- a CDS encoding UDP-N-acetylmuramate--L-alanine ligase — protein: MFGKTRHIHIIGIGGAGLSGITEILLDLGFHVTGSDIQKSYTTEHLRERGATIHYEHAASHIQGADVIVMSPAIPPDNPELLAAETQNIPIVRGAEMLNEITRMRYSIAVSGTHGKTTTTAMTATVLASLDPTVVVGGKLMNGSHARSGKGDVMVVEADEAYGSIEMFYPTVAVVTSVDADHLDYYRSVDEIGETFLKFINKVPFYGTAVLCLDAENIQRFIPRVKKRYITYGLETRADVTAEGITAEGPTSRYRVRKNGHLYGEIHLKMPGRHNISNSLAAIAVGLELDIPFDQIRERLESFQGVHRRFEVLGEANNVIVVDDYAHNPAKLKAALSGAREGYKRRIVAVFQPHRYQRVRDLADEFSRSFYQADVLIVTSIYSAGEAPIENVTAEKLAEAIQSHGHRHVFYVPDTDEVTDLLMKITQPEDIVITLGAGDISKVGHALLNRLSND
- a CDS encoding UDP-N-acetylglucosamine--N-acetylmuramyl-(pentapeptide) pyrophosphoryl-undecaprenol N-acetylglucosamine transferase, with protein sequence MPQKKIVIAGGGTGGHIYPAIGIAQALQRLDATVDIAFIGGSDKLESTLVPQHGFRFLPISAAGFPRRLTLQWLPTLWKTFHGLIQSLRYMKALKPDIVIGTGGYVSGPVLLAGLLCKIPIAIQEQNASVGLTNGILARWADVAYLAMESVRVSNAFRQTTRIEITGNPIRPAIAAFPRRQETYRKFGLHPERKTIFVMGGSQGAHAINEVMVAALPHLAEYADQIQIVHQTGAMEVEKVQNLYDEVLASQRTATSTLIQDNKARVEGSEFLYCVKPFFDTVEEIYSIADVMVCRAGGMTIAEVTACGIPAIFIPLPSQTGNNQVLNAHTVAEAGAAVVLEQGTFTVETLVKNLTNITLEGNTRERMVTASRALGKPDASDAIAKSIFSIN